One window of Candidatus Nitrospira kreftii genomic DNA carries:
- a CDS encoding hypothetical protein (conserved protein of unknown function): MSIHQQQCEAAIVAGAWDTVYAESMTWSRIPEGAKDPRPLFARNIVYLLQGRFADAWKAHALCLETQQDIAAVGSWVNDLLSRHDGCGYVHLIMGLFLAQSGQSDQSMRPYTDAARLLPQSAYPHYFLAQIHERAGHPEMAIKAYREAVRLAPDFPPARMNLGVAYQDQGRLEMAIKEYREVIKLTPNDSAAHSNLACALAEQGKLEPAVQSYKTALKLNPQDAEVHFALGGLYETRGRLDLAQKSYQDALNADPNFGAAHSALGWLALGKHQLQQAADIFSRALKCNEEDARAYHGIAEIYAIRGKRQSAMENYSKALKYYQDPEKRNQIMNQLFQEGQVGD; encoded by the coding sequence ATGAGCATCCATCAGCAACAATGCGAAGCCGCCATCGTGGCCGGCGCCTGGGATACCGTATACGCTGAGTCGATGACCTGGAGTCGCATCCCGGAGGGGGCAAAGGACCCTCGTCCTTTGTTTGCGCGCAACATTGTGTATCTTCTCCAGGGTCGATTCGCCGATGCCTGGAAGGCCCATGCGCTCTGCCTCGAAACCCAGCAGGACATTGCAGCGGTCGGGAGTTGGGTAAACGATCTGCTCAGTCGGCATGATGGCTGCGGCTATGTCCACCTCATCATGGGCCTTTTTCTCGCGCAGTCCGGTCAATCCGACCAATCTATGCGGCCATACACGGACGCGGCGCGCCTACTTCCACAATCTGCCTACCCACATTACTTTCTTGCGCAGATTCATGAACGGGCTGGTCATCCTGAGATGGCGATCAAGGCCTATCGTGAAGCTGTCCGGCTTGCTCCGGATTTTCCACCTGCGCGGATGAATCTGGGAGTCGCCTACCAAGACCAAGGACGGTTGGAAATGGCGATCAAGGAATATCGTGAGGTGATCAAACTCACCCCCAACGATTCGGCAGCTCACTCCAACCTGGCCTGCGCTCTTGCTGAACAGGGCAAGCTGGAACCGGCCGTGCAATCCTACAAAACGGCCTTGAAGCTGAACCCACAGGATGCCGAAGTCCATTTCGCCCTAGGTGGTCTGTACGAAACTCGCGGCCGTCTGGACTTGGCACAAAAGAGCTATCAGGATGCGCTCAACGCCGATCCGAACTTTGGTGCCGCTCACTCTGCTCTTGGCTGGCTTGCGTTAGGCAAACATCAACTCCAACAAGCGGCGGACATCTTCAGCCGGGCCCTCAAGTGCAACGAGGAAGACGCGCGAGCCTATCACGGTATCGCCGAAATCTATGCGATTCGGGGTAAACGCCAGAGCGCGATGGAGAACTACAGCAAGGCGTTGAAATATTATCAGGACCCCGAAAAGCGAAATCAGATCATGAATCAGCTCTTTCAGGAAGGGCAGGTGGGGGATTGA